The following are encoded together in the Pseudoalteromonas shioyasakiensis genome:
- the dinF gene encoding MATE family efflux transporter DinF: MILSNITVPMLGLVDTAVIGHLGSAHYLAGIALGSAVISLLFWLAGFLRMSTTGLVAQAYGKSDHTLLAELLKRSLLLATAVALLLIALSIPIQSLMAYLSNANEAVLEQANSYFSIRIFSAPAALCNLVLLGWMLGVHYGRGPFYLLLITNITNIVLDIYFVVFLDWGVAGAAWASLIADYIALAFALMLVAQLAKKQGVNLAVKAWLSVAKLLDLVSLNRDIFIRSLALQLCFSFMTFYGARIGETTLAANAVLLNFLMLVSFALDGIAYASEAKVGKAKGEHSAKQIKLWVNLSLFWGGLFALFYSLIFLLFGEAIIRLLTDVPEVISLATVYLPWVIILPIAAMGCFLFDGVFVGLTRAKDMRNTMLFSALVGFFGLFWVVSSWQNHGLWFAMTSFMLMRGLTLWFRYRRIVNNQQLLD; encoded by the coding sequence ATGATTTTATCAAATATTACCGTGCCAATGTTAGGTTTAGTTGATACCGCTGTAATCGGTCACTTAGGAAGCGCTCACTATTTAGCTGGTATAGCGCTCGGTTCAGCAGTTATCTCGTTATTGTTTTGGTTAGCAGGCTTTTTGCGCATGAGCACCACAGGCTTGGTTGCACAGGCTTATGGTAAAAGCGATCACACCTTACTCGCTGAGTTATTAAAGCGCAGCTTGTTACTAGCAACCGCGGTTGCACTGTTATTAATAGCGCTGAGTATACCTATTCAATCCTTAATGGCATATTTATCAAATGCTAATGAAGCCGTTTTAGAACAAGCAAATAGCTACTTTTCGATTCGTATTTTTAGTGCACCCGCTGCTTTGTGTAATTTGGTTTTACTTGGTTGGATGCTAGGTGTTCATTATGGCCGCGGGCCATTCTATTTATTACTTATCACCAATATTACCAATATCGTGCTTGATATTTATTTTGTGGTATTTCTTGATTGGGGTGTGGCTGGAGCTGCGTGGGCATCTTTAATTGCTGATTATATCGCCCTTGCTTTTGCACTTATGTTAGTTGCACAACTAGCGAAAAAGCAAGGTGTTAACCTTGCCGTGAAAGCGTGGTTAAGTGTTGCTAAGTTACTTGATTTAGTAAGCTTAAATCGCGATATTTTTATTCGTTCACTAGCACTCCAGCTGTGTTTTAGTTTTATGACTTTTTATGGCGCACGGATCGGCGAAACAACCTTAGCGGCTAATGCCGTATTGCTAAACTTTTTAATGTTGGTGAGCTTTGCGCTTGATGGTATTGCTTATGCAAGTGAGGCAAAGGTCGGTAAAGCGAAAGGTGAGCACAGCGCTAAGCAAATTAAGTTATGGGTCAATTTGAGCTTGTTTTGGGGTGGGTTATTTGCACTGTTTTATAGCCTTATATTTTTATTATTTGGTGAGGCAATAATTCGCTTACTTACCGATGTACCCGAAGTTATCAGCCTTGCAACGGTTTACCTTCCTTGGGTGATTATATTGCCTATCGCGGCGATGGGCTGCTTCTTATTTGATGGCGTATTTGTCGGTTTAACCCGTGCTAAAGACATGCGTAATACAATGCTATTTAGTGCTCTAGTGGGCTTTTTTGGACTGTTTTGGGTAGTGAGTAGTTGGCAAAATCATGGTTTATGGTTTGCGATGACCAGCTTTATGCTAATGCGCGGATTAACGCTGTGGTTTCGCTACCGTAGAATCGTCAACAATCAGCAATTATTAGATTAA
- a CDS encoding M14 metallopeptidase family protein: protein MRFIITILTMLVSVSALAKPLSYYFEQDVKFDPSIPTPEQVLGYEVGEWHVRHDQLVQYMQILAEKSDRMNFKVIGRTHEQRPLVMLTVTASDKLGQVEQIRKAHLARLNGEASDSSKQPAVVWMGYSVHGNESSGSNASLLVAYYLAAAQGPEIDALLNNTVILLDPSLNPDGLARFANWANSNRGMKLSSDPQTREHIESWPSSRTNHYLFDLNRDWLLLQHPESRARIAQFHQWKPNILTDFHEMGPNSTYFFQPGIPTRKHPITPDENVTLTKAIANYHAKTLDEHNALYFTEESFDDFYYGKGSTYPDVNGGVGILFEQASSRGHLQETINGPLSFPFTIKNQLLTSLSTFQAAIDNRTDLLDYQAKFYNKAVDLAGDEDFKGYVVKGGADQSRMQYFLDLLRQHQINAYMLEEPLKVNGQSFSEQSYYVPLAQPQFRLIKAIFSEQQRFVDNTFYDVSGWTLAHAFNLEFAKVSSNWGLNVAKMPWQQSVKSSFAALPQSYAYAFKWDDYLAPKMLNSLLEQGVKARVALSPLTAKTPSGEIAFEPGSILVPAGLQTDNNWVSYLNQAQNEFGIEITPISSGLTVKGADLGSRAMAVVKAPKVLLVGGQGTSQYELGEVWYYLDRFVGTAPSIIEMERLGNIDLENYSHIILAHGNFNRLDDATKVAIKSWVRKGGVIWGHKGGAKFLADQQLLKANYLSRRDVASAFDTTGLTYADKDDLAGRQRIAGAIFNTSVDLSHPLTYSLNRNTLPVFKNSTWLLEKSDSPFVNVLTYTDKPLLAGFTDDVNVEQVAGAAGLIAHSYGKGSVIGMTDNPVFRGYWYGTSRLLSNALFFGNAFHASGDK from the coding sequence ATGCGTTTCATAATAACAATATTAACCATGCTAGTGAGCGTTAGCGCATTAGCAAAACCTCTTTCTTATTACTTTGAACAAGATGTGAAATTCGACCCAAGTATTCCAACTCCTGAGCAGGTGTTAGGTTACGAAGTGGGTGAGTGGCATGTACGCCACGATCAGCTTGTGCAATATATGCAAATTCTTGCTGAAAAAAGTGACCGAATGAACTTTAAAGTAATCGGTCGCACTCATGAGCAGCGTCCACTGGTGATGCTAACGGTTACAGCGTCAGACAAACTTGGCCAAGTTGAGCAAATCCGCAAGGCGCATTTGGCTCGCCTAAATGGTGAAGCGAGTGACTCAAGCAAACAGCCAGCGGTTGTATGGATGGGTTACAGTGTTCACGGTAATGAATCATCAGGCAGCAATGCATCGTTACTTGTTGCGTATTACCTTGCAGCTGCGCAGGGGCCAGAAATCGACGCCTTACTTAACAACACGGTTATTTTACTCGACCCATCATTAAACCCAGATGGCTTAGCGCGTTTTGCAAATTGGGCAAACAGCAACCGTGGCATGAAGTTATCATCTGATCCACAAACTCGCGAGCATATCGAAAGTTGGCCAAGTAGCCGTACTAACCATTACTTATTTGATTTAAACCGTGACTGGTTGTTACTACAGCACCCTGAATCACGTGCACGCATTGCACAGTTTCACCAATGGAAACCGAATATCCTAACTGACTTCCATGAGATGGGCCCAAACAGCACATACTTTTTCCAACCGGGGATCCCAACTCGTAAGCACCCAATCACGCCAGACGAAAATGTCACGCTGACTAAAGCAATTGCAAACTATCATGCAAAGACACTTGATGAGCACAACGCACTTTACTTCACTGAAGAAAGCTTTGATGACTTTTACTATGGTAAAGGCTCAACTTACCCAGACGTAAATGGCGGTGTAGGCATCTTATTTGAACAAGCGAGCTCGCGTGGTCACTTACAAGAAACTATCAACGGCCCGTTAAGCTTCCCGTTTACGATTAAAAATCAGCTATTAACTAGCTTATCGACGTTCCAAGCGGCGATTGATAACCGTACAGACTTACTTGATTATCAAGCAAAATTTTACAACAAAGCAGTTGATCTTGCTGGTGATGAAGACTTTAAAGGGTATGTAGTTAAAGGCGGTGCTGATCAAAGCCGCATGCAATACTTCCTTGATTTACTGAGACAACATCAAATCAATGCGTACATGTTAGAAGAGCCGCTAAAAGTAAACGGTCAAAGCTTTTCTGAGCAGAGCTATTATGTGCCATTAGCACAGCCACAATTTCGTTTAATTAAAGCGATTTTCAGTGAGCAACAGCGTTTTGTTGATAATACGTTTTATGATGTATCTGGCTGGACACTTGCTCATGCCTTTAATTTAGAATTTGCAAAGGTAAGCAGCAACTGGGGCTTAAATGTGGCTAAAATGCCTTGGCAGCAAAGTGTTAAGTCAAGCTTTGCAGCATTACCGCAAAGCTATGCCTATGCATTCAAATGGGATGACTACCTAGCGCCAAAAATGCTCAATAGCTTACTTGAGCAAGGTGTGAAAGCGCGCGTGGCATTAAGCCCTCTTACAGCAAAAACACCATCAGGTGAAATCGCTTTTGAACCAGGTAGTATTCTTGTTCCTGCTGGCCTGCAAACTGATAACAACTGGGTTAGCTATTTAAATCAAGCACAGAATGAGTTTGGCATTGAAATCACGCCAATTAGTTCGGGCTTAACGGTGAAGGGTGCTGACTTAGGTTCTCGTGCAATGGCGGTTGTGAAAGCGCCTAAAGTATTACTCGTGGGTGGCCAAGGAACTAGCCAGTATGAGCTTGGTGAAGTGTGGTATTACTTAGATCGTTTTGTTGGTACCGCGCCAAGCATTATCGAAATGGAGCGCTTAGGTAACATCGACCTTGAAAACTACAGCCATATTATTTTAGCGCACGGAAATTTCAATCGTCTTGATGATGCGACTAAAGTGGCTATTAAATCGTGGGTTCGTAAAGGCGGTGTTATTTGGGGTCACAAAGGTGGTGCTAAGTTCTTAGCTGATCAGCAGCTACTAAAAGCAAACTACTTATCTCGTCGCGATGTAGCGAGTGCCTTTGATACAACAGGACTTACTTATGCTGATAAAGATGACTTAGCAGGTCGTCAGCGGATTGCCGGTGCAATTTTTAATACCTCAGTGGATTTATCTCATCCACTTACGTATTCGCTGAACCGAAATACATTACCTGTATTTAAGAATAGCACTTGGCTGCTTGAGAAATCAGACTCACCTTTTGTTAATGTGCTTACTTACACAGATAAGCCGCTTTTAGCTGGCTTTACTGATGACGTAAACGTAGAGCAAGTAGCGGGTGCTGCTGGCCTAATTGCGCATTCATATGGCAAAGGCAGTGTAATAGGTATGACAGATAACCCAGTGTTCCGTGGTTACTGGTACGGTACGAGCCGATTACTGAGCAACGCCTTATTTTTTGGTAATGCCTTTCATGCTTCAGGTGATAAGTAA
- the nfuA gene encoding Fe-S biogenesis protein NfuA encodes MISISESAQSHFAKLLADQAEQTNIRVFVVNPGTSQAECGVSYCPEDAVEATDIRLPFNGFDAVVDAESAPFLEEAEIDFVTDKMGTQLTLKAPNAKARKLSDDASLQERVQHMLETEVNPQLANHGGQVSLVEITADGIAVLQFGGGCNGCSMIDVTLKEGIEKEMIAKFDEINGVRDITDHQSGEHSYY; translated from the coding sequence ATGATCTCTATTTCTGAATCTGCACAATCTCATTTTGCTAAACTTTTAGCAGACCAAGCTGAACAAACAAACATTCGTGTGTTTGTAGTAAACCCAGGTACTTCGCAGGCTGAGTGTGGTGTTTCTTACTGCCCAGAAGACGCCGTTGAAGCGACTGATATTCGTCTACCATTCAATGGTTTTGATGCCGTTGTTGATGCAGAAAGCGCCCCTTTCTTAGAAGAAGCTGAAATCGATTTTGTAACTGACAAAATGGGTACTCAGTTAACGCTTAAAGCGCCAAATGCGAAAGCACGTAAACTTAGCGACGATGCATCACTGCAAGAACGTGTTCAACACATGCTTGAAACCGAAGTGAATCCACAGCTCGCTAACCACGGCGGCCAAGTTAGCCTAGTAGAAATTACTGCTGACGGCATCGCGGTACTGCAATTTGGCGGTGGCTGTAACGGTTGTTCAATGATTGATGTCACACTAAAAGAAGGCATCGAGAAAGAAATGATCGCCAAGTTTGACGAAATCAACGGTGTAAGAGACATTACTGATCACCAATCTGGTGAACACTCTTACTACTAA